GACGCCGCCACCTCCTCGGCGCGGGCGGGCTCGCGCCCGGTGAGCACCACCTCGTCGCCGAGGCCAGCCCGGTGGCGGGCCACCTCCAGCCCGAGTCCGGACGTGCCGCCGATCACCACGGTCCTCATGCCGGTCCTCCCGATCCCAGCTGCTGCCTCAGGTAGTCCCAGTCACGGGCGAACCGGTAGGAGTGCCGGCCGGGCGGCTGCGGCGCCTGCGTCTCCAGCCAGCGCACCGGTCCGTCGCCGACGTTGCGGAAGCCGTGCACGCAGCCCACGCCGGCCCAGGCGACGTCGCCGACCCCGAGCCGGTACGCCGTGCCGTCGAAGGTGGCCTCCACCGCTCCCTCGACGATGAGGTAGGTCTCCTCGAACGGGTGGTCGTGCGCGCCCGCCACCCCGTCCGGCTCGTACTGCACCATGAACATCGTCGACTGCGTGGCCCCGAGGTCGGAGTCGACCATCATCTTCACCGCGATCCCGCTGTAGACGAGCAGGGCGGTGCGCATGCTCGCCGAGACGGCCAGGCGGTCCTGCGTCTGCAGCTCGGGGTCGAGGGCAGCCGCGTCGATGTGCCCGTAGCGCCGGGTCCGCGGGTCCCGCACGTCGGCCGCGACCGGCTCGGTCTCGGCCAGGCCTGGCAGCACGAAGGTGTCGTGGTCGTGCTCCGGCCGTGGCGTGGGCGCCGACATCCTCGCGAACACCGCGTCGGCGGACCCGTCGTTGCGCAGCGAGTGCGGGACGCCGATGGGGACGAGCCCGTAGTCGCCGGCCCGCAACCGCACCGCCTCGCCGGGTGTCTGCACCACCACGTGGCCCGCGAGCACGTACAGGCTCTCCTCGTAGGAGTGCACGTGGGGCGGCAGCGAGCCGCCGGACTCGAACCGGCCCAGACCGAAGCCCGTGTGCACGGCCGGGGTGCCGGCGTCGACGACCGGCCACGCGGCATACCCCTGAGCCCCCGCCAGGGGGCCCGTGACCGGGGCCCACCGGGTGGACTCGGCGCGGCGCACGAGGTGGTGGGTGGTCATGCAGCGGGTTCCTTCGCCCTGGCGGCTGCCTCGACGAGGAAGTCGCGCGACTCCGTGACGCGCGCGAGGGCCGTCTGGAGGTCGGCCTGCAGCCGGAAGTCGCGCTTGCGGAAGACCCCGCCGACGATCACGTGCTCGACGTTGGAGACGTCGGCCGAGAGCGTCACGGCGGCCACGGGGTCGTGGACGGGTGCCACGCCGATGGCGCTGGCGTCGATGACGACAACGTCGGCCTGCTTGCCGGGGGTCAGCGACCCGGTGCGGTCCTCGAGCCCCGCCACGTGGGCCCCGTCGAGGGTGGCCATGGTCAGCATGTCGCGGGCCGTCAGCATGGTCTCGGGGGTCGGGTCGCCCGACTCCCAGGTGAGGGCGTTGACCCGGGCCCGCTCGGCGCCGAAGGCCGCACGGATCTGGGTGAACATGTCGCCCGGCACCGTGGTGACGACGTCGATCGACAGGCTCGGCCGGAGGCCGAACTGGCGCGCCTTGTTGACCGGCGGCCACCCGTGGCCCATCTGCAGCTCGACCTGCGGGGCGATCGAGATGGTGCCACCGGTGTCCTTGACCCGCTGCCACTCGTGGTCACTGAAGTAGCAGCAGTGGATGAACGTGGTGTCGGGCCCGAGCAGGCCGAGCCGGTCGAGCTGCTCGACCATCGCGTACCGTCCGGCCAGCCGGCCCATGCCGACGTGCACGGTGACCGGGATGCCGAGCTCGCGCGCCATGCCCCACTCGGCCTGCACGACCTGGTCCTGGGTGAACCCGGGGCCGCGGGTCGCGAGCGCCATCGTGAGCAGGCCGCTGTCGGAGGAGAAGTACGTCTCACGGACGCGGCGCACGTCGTCGGCGGGGATCGCCTCAGCGCTGAAGAACCAGTACTTCTCCAGCGAGGTGTTGGCGCTGCCGTAGGCGTACTGCGCGCGGATCCCGGTCTCCCGCAGGCCCTGGATGGCGGCGTCCGGGTGCTCGGGGGTGTTGTTGATGTGCGACCAGTCGACGAGGGTGGTGATGCCGGCGTTGAGGCACTCGAGCGAGCCGGCGACGTTGCTGGCGTAGACGTCCTCGGGCCGGTAGAGCGGCGCGAACGTGTCGAGGACCTCGACGAAGTAGTCGTCGAGCGTGGCATTGGGGGCGCAGTTGCGGATCGCCGCCTCCCAGGTGTGCCGGTGGGTGTCGACGAAGCCCGGGACCACGATTCGGCCCGTGCAGTCGACCACCTCGGCGTCGGCGTCGATGCTGGCCTCGACACCGGCGATCCGGTCGTCCTCGATGAGCACGTCCCCGGTGGGGAGGTCGCCGATCTGCGGGTCGACCGACAGCACGGTCCCGCCCTTGAGGAGGATCTTGCCCATTGCTGCTCCCTTCCTGACGGCTGCGTGCACAGCCGCGCTGCTAGTAGGAGACGAGCCGCCGCACGGCGGCGACGACCTTGTCGACCGTGGGGATGACCTGCTGCTCCAGGGCATCCGCGAACGGGAGGGGGACGTTGTCACCGGCGACCCGACGCACCGGGGCGTCGAGCAGCTCGAAGCCCTCGTCGGCGACCACCGAGGCGACGGTGGCGCCCCAGCCTCCCTGGTAGGGGTTCTCCTCGACGACCAGCAGGCGGCTGGTCCGCTCGAGGGAGGCCAGCACGGTGCTGACGTCGAGGGGAATGAGGCAGCGCAGGTCGACGACCTCGACCGAGATGCCGTCGCCGTGGAGCCGCTCGGCTGCCTCGAGCGCCATGGGCACCGTCGCCGCGAGCGCCACCACGGTGACGTCGGTGCCGGTGCGGGCGATGTTGGCCTTGCCGAGCGGGATGGCGTGCTCCGGCGGCGCGGCCGCACCCTTGCTGGCGAAGAGGCCCTTGTGCTCGAAGAAGACCACGGGGTCGTCGCTGCGGATCGCCGAGGCCATCAGGCCCACCACGTCCGCGGGCGTCGACGGCGCCACGATCTTCAGGCCCGGCACCGCGAGCGCCCAGTTCTCCACCGACTGCGAGTGCTGCGCGCCGAACCCGAGCCCGCCGCCGTTGGCCGTGCGCACCACCAGCGGCACCGTCACCTGGCCGCCGGTCATGTAGCGCGCCTTGGGGATCTCGTTGGCCAGGTAGTCCCAGCAGCAGGCGAGGAAGTCGCTGAACATGATCTCGGCCACCGGGCGCATGCCGGTCATGGCGGCCCCCATGGCAGCACCGACGATGGCCTGCTCCGAGATCGGGGTGTCCCAGACCCGCTCGGGGCCGAACTCGTCGAACAGCCCGACGGTCGTCTTGAACACGCCACCCGCCGCGCCGATGTCCTCGCCGAGGCAGACGACCCGCTCGTCGCGCCGCATCTCGCGGGCGATGCCCTCGGCGACCGCGTCGCGGTAGGTCGTCACGTCGGAGTCCCCGGCGCCGGTTCTCACGTTCGCCATGCCGCACCTCCGTCAGCCCACACGTCGGTGTACGCGTCGGCGGGGTCCGCCGGCGGGGCCGCCTGGGCCGCCCGGACCGCGGCCGTGACCTCGGCGGCGGCGCGCTCGGCGGCCGCGTCGAGCTGCGCCTCGGTCGCCCCCTCCCCGAGGAGACGGCTGCGGGCCACCAGCAGCGGGTCGCGGGCCATCCACTCCTCGACCTCCTCGACGGGCCGGTAGGTCGCCGGGTCGGTGCGGCTGTGGCCGAAGTGCCGGTAGGTCAGAGCCTCGACGACCGTCGGGCCCGCACCGCTGCGTGCCCTCTCGACAGCCCGGGCCACCGCGTCGTGCACGGCCACCACGTCGTTGCCGTCGACGACGACCCCCGGCATGCCGTTGGCGGCCGCCCGGTCGGCAGCGGGGTTGGGCACCGCCGTGACCGTGTGGATCGCGGTGTACTCCATGTAGCGGTTGTTCTCGCAGACGAAGAGCACCGGCAGCTTCCACACCGCCGCGAGGTTGAGCGCCTCGTGGAAGGCCCCGATGTTGGTGGCACCGTCACCGAAGAACGCCACCGCGACCTGGCCGCTGCCCCGCAGCTTCGCCGACCAGGCCGCCCCGGCGGCCATCGGCAGGTGTGCACCCACGATCGCGTAGGAGCCCATCATCCCGTGGTCCGCCTGCGTGAGGTGCATCGAGCCGCCCTTGGCCCGGCACACCCCCGTATGCCGTTGCATCAGCTCGGCGAGGCAGCCCTCGGGCGTCGCGCCGCGGGCGATCGCGTGGTGGTGGCCCCGGTAGGTGGCGAACACGTAGTCGTCGGGCCGCAGCGCGGCACTCGCGCCCACCGCGACCGCCTCGTGCCCGGCCGCGAGGTGCGTCGTGCCCTTGACGAGCCCGCGCAGGAACAGGTCGTGCGCGGCCTTCTCGGTGCCGCGGATGACGGCCATCTGCTCGTACCAGCCGAGCAGCGTGGCGGCGTCGACCGGGGCGGCGGCCTCGGTGCTCACGACTCCCCCCGTCCCTGGGCGGTGTTGAGGTGCGACTGCGACTCGCGGACCGGCGCCAGCGGGCCGGCGACGGTCCAGTACCGCTGCCCGGCGATGAGCAGGTCCTCGGCCGGGAACTTGGTGATGACCTCGCAGCCGTCAGCGGTCACCACGACCTCCTCCTCGATGCGGGCGGCCGACCAGCCGTCGCCGGCGGGCCAGTAGGTCTCGAGCGCGAAGACCATGCCCTCCTCGAGGGTCTCCGGGTGCTCGAGCGAGACCAGGCGGCTGAAGATCGGCTTCTCCCAGATGCTCAGGCCCACGCCGTGGCCGTACTGCAGCGCGAACGCCGCCTCCTCGCTGGCGAAGCCGAACTCCTGCGCGGTGGGCCAGACCTCGACGATGTCGGCGGTGGTCGCGCCGGGCCGCACGCGGGCGATGGCCAGGTCCATGTACTCCCGGCACCGGGTGTAGGCGTCGCGCATGGCCGGCGACGCGCTGCCGACGGCGAAGCAGCGGTAGTAGCAGGTCCGGTAGCCCAGGTGGCTGTGCAGGATGTCGAAGAACGCCGGGTCGCCGGGCCGCACGATGCGGTCGCTGTAGACGTGCGGGTGCGGCGCGCAGCGCTCCCCCGAGATGGCGTTGACCCCCTCGACGAACTCGCTGCCGAGGTCGTAGAGCACCTTGCTCACCAGGCCCACGCACTCGTTCTCGCGCACGCCCGGCCGCAGGAAGCCGTAGAGCTCCTCGTAGGCGGCGTCGACCATGGAACAGGCCTGGGTCAGCAGCCCGATCTCGTCGGCGGTCTTGATGCGGCGGGCCTCGAGGAACACCTGCTGGCCGTCGACCACGTCGATCCCCTCGGCCCGCAGCGCCGCCAGGATCGGCATCTCGACGAGGTCGACGCCGAGGGGCTCGCCGTCCATGCCGTGCTCGCGCAGCACCGTGGCGACCTTGCGGGCCACCTCCTCGGCGGTGCCCGAGTCCGGGTGGAAGGCGCCGCGCAGGGTGGAGATGCCGGCGCGGGCACGCTTCTCGCCGTCGAGCCACGGGTTGAACAGCTGGTGGTGGCGCGCGGCCGAGCCGAAGTCCCACAGCACCGGCTGGCCGCCACGCGGCAGGACGGCGAACCGGATCAGCTTGTCGAGCGCCCAGGTGCCGATGTGGGTGGAGGTGAGGTAGCGGATGTTGGAGAAGTCGAAGCACAGCAGCCCGCCGAGCGATGAGGCCTCGAGCCCGGCCGTGATCCGCGCCAGGCGGTCGTGGCGCAACCGGTCGAGGTCGATGCGCTGCTCCCAGTCGACCGCATTGGGGCCGTAGGTCCGCACTGCCATGGTGACCCGCCTCACACTCGTCTCGGCTACCTGCGATTACGCCACCGGACCGAGCGGGGTGTCAAGTATTACTTCACAATACGTATGCCGTCGGGCACGCGCTCCGGCACACCGCGCGGCGGGTGTACAGTCACACTGCACGCGGGCCGCCCGCGCACCCGGCTGCGGAAGGGACTCGAACCCGATGCCCGAACCCACTCCCCCGTCGGCCCCCTCCGGCCCCGAGCCCACAGCCGAGAACCTCGGCGCCGCCCTCCGCGCGGCCCGGGAGGCACGCGGCCTGTCCCTGCGCGAGGTGGCTCGCCAGGTCGAGGTCTCGCCGAGCTTCGTCTCCCAGGTCGAGCTCGGCAAGGCCAAGCCGTCGGTGGGCACCCTCTACGCGCTGGTGTCGGTGCTCGGCATCTCGCTGAACGAGCTGCTCGGTGCCGGCCCGGCCGATGGCCCCGCCCCCGACGCCCCCACGCCCACCCCCGCCGCCTGGCCGCGGATCGACGCGCCGGTCGTGCGCGCCGGCGAGCGGCGGCGGGTGCAGATGTCGGGGGTCGTGTGGGAGCGGCTCACCGCCGACGACCCGCTCGTCGACTTCCTGCACGTGGAGTACAGCCCCGGCAGCGCCTCCTGCCCCGAGGACGACATGGTCCGGCACGGCGGGCGCGAGTACGGCGTCATCGTCACCGGCCGGCTCGAGGTGCAGGTCGGCTTCGAGACCTACTCGCTCGGGCCGGGTGACTCGATCCACTTCGACTCCTCGACCCCGCACCGGCTCAGCAACCCGCACGGGCAACCCTGCACCGCGGTGTGGTTCGTCCTCGCCCGTCGCGACGACGCGCGCGTCCCGCCGACCGCGACCCCCGCCGCCTGGGCGCACCTGCCGGGGCTGCTCTGACCGCCGGCGAGAAACTGCGGGCGGACCGCAACCCTCGCGGTGGGGCCGCGCGTCTGGTGGGGTGAGGGGGGGCGAGCAGCCCGACCAGATCCGACTGCACCAGGAGAGGGCGGCGAGGACAGCGATGCCGACGCAGGGCACCGAGGCCGACTTCGACGCGTTCTACCGCGGCACCGCACGACGCGTCGTCCACCTCGTCTACGCCACGACCGGTGACCTGACCCTCGCCCATGACTGCACGCAGGAGGCCTACGCCCGGGCCTGGCAGCAGTGGGGGCACGTGCACACCTACGACGACCCGCTCGCCTGGGTGCGCACCGTGGCCCGGCGGTTGGCGATCTCGGCCTGGCGCAAGCAGTCGAGCCAGGACCGCGCCTACGAGCGGCACGGCGAGAGCACGGCGGCGGCCACCGGCCCACCCACCGAGGACCGGGTGGCGGTCATCGCCGCCCTGCGCACCCTGGCCGAGCCCGTGCGCGAGGCCGTCACGCTCCACTACATCGGCGACCTGAGCATCGAGCAGATCGCCCACGAGACCAACACTCCCGCAGGAACCATCAAGGCCCGCCTGCACCGAGGCCGCGCCCAGCTGGCGGCGGCCCTGCGCCACGAGGAGTCCCACCATGGCTGAGACCGACACCTGGACTCCGGCCGACGACGAGTACGTCCGGCGGTCGCTGGGCACGCTGAAGGCCGACGTCGACACGCTGCCGCTGGCGGACGTGCGGTTCGTCAAGGCCCGGGGCAGCGCCCGCCGGCGGCGCACCATGCTGGGCTGGACCGCGGGTGCCGCGGCCGGGGCCCTGGTGGCTGCCGTGGTCGGCTTCTCGGCCCTCGGCGGTGACAACGCCAGCCAGCCCGTCCCGCCCGCGACCAGCACGACCACCACCGCGGCTCCCACCACCCCGGTTGACCGCGAGGCCGTCTCCCCGTTCCTGCGCGAGCCCGGCGCGCTGCCGCTGGCCAAGGAGTGGAAGCTGGCCCTCGGGTGGTCGAGCGACTTCGACACCGAGGCGGTCACCAGCTACGAGGCGGACCCCTGCCTCGGCTCCACCCAGCTGGGCAGGCCCGTCCAGGCGGAGACCCTGCTCTCGGCGCAGGGCAACATCCAGGGCGGCCAGACCCGGTGGGCGGCGACGTCGGGCTCGGCGTCGGGCGCTGCTGCCGCGGTCGCGCGCGCGATCGGCTCCTGCCAGCAGGGCGAGTTCGCGGTGACGCCCGTGCAGACCGACTCCTGGCCGCGGCTCTACTCCTACAAGGCCGGCGGCGCCGGATCAGGCTGGTATGCCGTGGCCACGGCCGGGAAGCACCTCGCCGTGGTCACCGTGACCGAACCCGACCACCCATCGAGCGAGTTCTCCCGCGAGCAGGTAGAGCGCCTCGCGGCCATCGCCACCGAGCGGCTGGAGCAGTACGGCGACACCAGCCCCACGACCGCGGGACCGTCACCGACGACCACTTCCGGCGAGGACCTGCCCGTGGTGGGATCCGAGCCGCTCCCGCCGTCGAGACTCTTCCTACCGGCGTCGCAGTGGTCGTCGAAGCTCCTGGGCAAGGGCCAG
This genomic interval from Knoellia sp. p5-6-4 contains the following:
- a CDS encoding Xaa-Pro peptidase family protein, which translates into the protein MAVRTYGPNAVDWEQRIDLDRLRHDRLARITAGLEASSLGGLLCFDFSNIRYLTSTHIGTWALDKLIRFAVLPRGGQPVLWDFGSAARHHQLFNPWLDGEKRARAGISTLRGAFHPDSGTAEEVARKVATVLREHGMDGEPLGVDLVEMPILAALRAEGIDVVDGQQVFLEARRIKTADEIGLLTQACSMVDAAYEELYGFLRPGVRENECVGLVSKVLYDLGSEFVEGVNAISGERCAPHPHVYSDRIVRPGDPAFFDILHSHLGYRTCYYRCFAVGSASPAMRDAYTRCREYMDLAIARVRPGATTADIVEVWPTAQEFGFASEEAAFALQYGHGVGLSIWEKPIFSRLVSLEHPETLEEGMVFALETYWPAGDGWSAARIEEEVVVTADGCEVITKFPAEDLLIAGQRYWTVAGPLAPVRESQSHLNTAQGRGES
- a CDS encoding SigE family RNA polymerase sigma factor → MPTQGTEADFDAFYRGTARRVVHLVYATTGDLTLAHDCTQEAYARAWQQWGHVHTYDDPLAWVRTVARRLAISAWRKQSSQDRAYERHGESTAAATGPPTEDRVAVIAALRTLAEPVREAVTLHYIGDLSIEQIAHETNTPAGTIKARLHRGRAQLAAALRHEESHHG
- a CDS encoding amidohydrolase family protein, yielding MGKILLKGGTVLSVDPQIGDLPTGDVLIEDDRIAGVEASIDADAEVVDCTGRIVVPGFVDTHRHTWEAAIRNCAPNATLDDYFVEVLDTFAPLYRPEDVYASNVAGSLECLNAGITTLVDWSHINNTPEHPDAAIQGLRETGIRAQYAYGSANTSLEKYWFFSAEAIPADDVRRVRETYFSSDSGLLTMALATRGPGFTQDQVVQAEWGMARELGIPVTVHVGMGRLAGRYAMVEQLDRLGLLGPDTTFIHCCYFSDHEWQRVKDTGGTISIAPQVELQMGHGWPPVNKARQFGLRPSLSIDVVTTVPGDMFTQIRAAFGAERARVNALTWESGDPTPETMLTARDMLTMATLDGAHVAGLEDRTGSLTPGKQADVVVIDASAIGVAPVHDPVAAVTLSADVSNVEHVIVGGVFRKRDFRLQADLQTALARVTESRDFLVEAAARAKEPAA
- a CDS encoding thiamine pyrophosphate-dependent dehydrogenase E1 component subunit alpha; amino-acid sequence: MSTEAAAPVDAATLLGWYEQMAVIRGTEKAAHDLFLRGLVKGTTHLAAGHEAVAVGASAALRPDDYVFATYRGHHHAIARGATPEGCLAELMQRHTGVCRAKGGSMHLTQADHGMMGSYAIVGAHLPMAAGAAWSAKLRGSGQVAVAFFGDGATNIGAFHEALNLAAVWKLPVLFVCENNRYMEYTAIHTVTAVPNPAADRAAANGMPGVVVDGNDVVAVHDAVARAVERARSGAGPTVVEALTYRHFGHSRTDPATYRPVEEVEEWMARDPLLVARSRLLGEGATEAQLDAAAERAAAEVTAAVRAAQAAPPADPADAYTDVWADGGAAWRT
- a CDS encoding XRE family transcriptional regulator; protein product: MPEPTPPSAPSGPEPTAENLGAALRAAREARGLSLREVARQVEVSPSFVSQVELGKAKPSVGTLYALVSVLGISLNELLGAGPADGPAPDAPTPTPAAWPRIDAPVVRAGERRRVQMSGVVWERLTADDPLVDFLHVEYSPGSASCPEDDMVRHGGREYGVIVTGRLEVQVGFETYSLGPGDSIHFDSSTPHRLSNPHGQPCTAVWFVLARRDDARVPPTATPAAWAHLPGLL
- a CDS encoding alpha-ketoacid dehydrogenase subunit beta encodes the protein MANVRTGAGDSDVTTYRDAVAEGIAREMRRDERVVCLGEDIGAAGGVFKTTVGLFDEFGPERVWDTPISEQAIVGAAMGAAMTGMRPVAEIMFSDFLACCWDYLANEIPKARYMTGGQVTVPLVVRTANGGGLGFGAQHSQSVENWALAVPGLKIVAPSTPADVVGLMASAIRSDDPVVFFEHKGLFASKGAAAPPEHAIPLGKANIARTGTDVTVVALAATVPMALEAAERLHGDGISVEVVDLRCLIPLDVSTVLASLERTSRLLVVEENPYQGGWGATVASVVADEGFELLDAPVRRVAGDNVPLPFADALEQQVIPTVDKVVAAVRRLVSY
- a CDS encoding cupin domain-containing protein — protein: MTTHHLVRRAESTRWAPVTGPLAGAQGYAAWPVVDAGTPAVHTGFGLGRFESGGSLPPHVHSYEESLYVLAGHVVVQTPGEAVRLRAGDYGLVPIGVPHSLRNDGSADAVFARMSAPTPRPEHDHDTFVLPGLAETEPVAADVRDPRTRRYGHIDAAALDPELQTQDRLAVSASMRTALLVYSGIAVKMMVDSDLGATQSTMFMVQYEPDGVAGAHDHPFEETYLIVEGAVEATFDGTAYRLGVGDVAWAGVGCVHGFRNVGDGPVRWLETQAPQPPGRHSYRFARDWDYLRQQLGSGGPA